Proteins found in one Pocillopora verrucosa isolate sample1 chromosome 12, ASM3666991v2, whole genome shotgun sequence genomic segment:
- the LOC131774286 gene encoding uncharacterized protein produces MPHFCCAGQCENNSDKRPDISFHGLPLDNKALLKTWITKMRRHPNYFNVNKHVKICSEHFRPEDFINPEAKKRRLKRDVVPSIFAWSEESPETVARSAVEKLNTSRQEEEEATDTASEGEGEETFTLSGLTLTSRKTQTQEDDSCDEITDISHRIPCLHSVSVYHLLSKCTTLAKEELFTHFTGFNSYVDFMNVLKFLLPNLDRKNLIYRGSEAGKSSVIDIEKLFDEGETEGENDGFERESTMTRPSAHKLSVEDEFLMLLMKLRMGLSNIDLAERFCVSESTVNDINLTWVNFVYTVIGSLKIWPHRDIIIKHSPEESIKKYPNNIVIVDATELKIQVPSSLQKHSETYKSHTTFKSLIGVDPNGGIMFVSQLFEGSISDKQIVLRSGFLETVKQKVQCGELKEGDAIMADKGFDIGDDLAKVKLKLNIPPFLRDKVGFEEDDVIKTQTDSLL; encoded by the coding sequence ATGCCGCACTTTTGCTGCGCTGGACAATGCGAAAATAACTCTGATAAACGTCCAGATATTTCTTTCCACGGACTTCCTCTCGATAACAAGGCTTTATTGAAGACATGGATCACGAAAATGCGAAGACATcccaattattttaatgtaaacaagCATGTGAAGATTTGCAGCGAGCACTTTAGACCTGAGGATTTTATCAATCCCGAAGCGAAGAAACGCAGATTAAAACGCGACGTAGTCCCTTCTATATTCGCTTGGAGTGAAgaaagtccagaaactgtggCAAGGTCTGCGGTAGAAAAGCTGAACACTAGTagacaagaggaagaagaagcgaCTGACACGGCATCTGAGGGCGAAGGTGAGGAAACTTTCACTCTGTCTGGGCTAACTTTGACTTCACGCAAGACTCAAACACAAGAGGATGATTCCTGCGATGAAATAACGGATATATCTCACAGGATACCATGTCTACACAGCGTTTCTGTTTACCATTTGCTATCAAAGTGCACTACGCTCGCCAAAGAAGAGCTTTTCACACATTTCACTGGTTTCAATTCCTATGTTGACTTCATGAACGTACTTAAATTTCTATTGCCCAATCTTGaccgaaaaaatttgatttaccGGGGTAGCGAAGCTGGAAAATCAAGCGTGATAGACATTGAAAAACTGTTCGATGAAGGTGAAACTGAAGGAGAGAATGATGGCTTTGAAAGGGAATCAACAATGACAAGACCCTCTGCACACAAGCTTTCAGTGGAGGATGAGTTTCTCATGCTACTGATGAAGCTGAGAATGGGATTGTCCAACATTGATTTAGCAGAGAGGTTTTGTGTATCCGAGAGTACTGTCAATGACATTAATCTTACCTGGGTTAATTTTGTGTACACTGTAATTGGCAGCCTCAAAATATGGCCTCATAGagatataattataaaacattctCCGGAGGAATCTATCAAGAAATATCCCAACAATATTGTGATTGTTGATGCGACTGAACTGAAAATCCAAGTCCCTAGTTCATTACAAAAGCACAGTGAGACTTACAAGTCCCACACAACTTTTAAGTCTCTCATAGGAGTGGATCCTAATGGAGGCATTATGTTTGTGTCTCAGTTATTTGAGGGTTCCATTTCTGACAAACAAATAGTGCTGAGGTCAGGGTTTCTGGAAACTGTGAAACAGAAAGTACAATGTGGAGAACTAAAAGAAGGAGATGCCATCATGGCAGACAAAGGTTTTGACATTGGTGATGACCTTGcaaaagtgaaattgaaattgaatattCCTCCCTTCTTGAGGGACAAAGTAGGATTTGAAGAGGATGATGTAATCAAGACGCAGACTGATTCGCTCCTGTGA